One window of Quercus robur chromosome 5, dhQueRobu3.1, whole genome shotgun sequence genomic DNA carries:
- the LOC126728770 gene encoding uncharacterized protein LOC126728770: protein MRYLMEEVTVEKDTVIARIRSDHGREFENTKLATFYNEQGTHQEFSSPKTPQQNGIVERKNRVVQKMTCVMLHNKKLPKSFWGEAVNTACHTLNRVYFRPDSKKTPYELWRRKKPVVKYFRIFGSDCYILRDRENLEKFDAKSDKGYFLGYSSTSRAYRVYNLRTKTVMESSNVVINDEVCLVAHSESTAPIQDKPMEVNDSLLVDYVGKHSDKDLMVLNDAVSVPSSLEPSTPVHETQQAQHEFSLSSKQKGDKSLFKTLKEKVGDYVTFGDGSHAQVLGIGTIDIPGLPLLKDVLYIKGLKANLLSITQTCDEDFLVQFSKKGCLIINEEGIQVLEGNRTTDNCYGVVPTTPISCRSARVDMLELWHHRFRHANFKQVAKVSKFEAVEGLPKRKEVHYGHYG from the exons atgagatacttgatggaggaggtgact gttgaaaaagatactgTGATAGCCAGGATTAGAAGtgaccatggaagagaatttgagaataccaaGCTAGCTACCTTCTACAATGAACAAGGCACACATCAAGAGTTCTCCTCACCCAAgacaccacaacaaaatggaatagttGAACGGAAAAATAGGGTTGTTCAGAAGATGACATGTGTCATGCTACACAATAAAAAGTTGCCAAAATCTTTCTGGGGAGAAGCAGTTAACACTGCTTGTCATACACTCAACCGGGTGTATTTCAGACCTGATTCCAAGAAGACTCCTTATGAACTCTGGAGAAGAAAGAAGCCGGTTGTTAAGTATTTCAGGATATTTGGTAGTGATTGTTACATTCTACGTGATAGAGAGAacttagaaaaatttgatgcaaagagtGACAAGGGATATTTTCTAGGGTACTCCTCTACTAGTAGAGCATATAGAGTATATAATCTAAGAACCAAAACAGTCATGGAATCGtcaaatgttgtgatcaatgatgaagtatGTCTAGTAGCACATTCAGAAAGTACTGCTCCGATTCAAGATAAGCCTATGGAGGTTAATGACTCACTTCTTGTTGATTATGTTGGGAAACATAGTGATAAGGATTTGATGGTGTTGAATGATGCAGTTTCTGTGCCATCAAGTCTTGAACCATCCACTCCGGTTCATGAGACTCAACAGGCTCAACATGAGTTTAGTCTTTCATCAAAACAGAAAG GAGATAAATCACTGTTCAAGACACTCAAAGAGAAGGTTGGTGATTATGTgacttttggtgatggaagtcatgctcaagttctcGGTATAGGGACTATTGATATACCTGGATTACCTCTATTGAAAGATGTATTATACAtcaaagggctgaaggcaaatcttTTGAGCATCACTCAAACATGTGATGAGGATTTCCTTGTCCAATTCTCGAAGAAGGGATGCTTAATCATcaatgaagaagggattcaagtcttggaGGGAAATAGGACTACAGATAATTGCTATGGAGTAGTTCCTACGACACCCatttcgtgtagaagtgctcgtgttgacatgttggaactttggcatcatAGATTTAGGCATGCgaatttcaaacaagtagctaaagtGTCTAAATTTGAagcagttgagggacttccaaa GAGGAAAGaggtacattatggtcattatggatga